From a single Silene latifolia isolate original U9 population chromosome 6, ASM4854445v1, whole genome shotgun sequence genomic region:
- the LOC141586659 gene encoding glucan endo-1,3-beta-glucosidase 7-like has translation MANHAITLSFALLFLLQAFHLSRSQPYIGINYGIVADNLPPPSASAKLLQSTSIQKVRLYGADPTIIKALANTNIGIVIGVANGDIPGIASDPSTAKGWINSNVSPYYPASNIIIIAVGNEVMLSGDENLMTSLLPAMKNLQSALGEAGADKIKVSTVHAMAVLAQSDPPSAGSFNPSYGDVMTTLLAFLKSTGSPFMINPYPYFAYQSDPRPDTLAFCLFQPNAGRVDSGTKINYMNMFDAQVDAVHSALDKAGFKGVEIVVAETGWPYKGDDNEVGPSLENAKAYNGNLVKHLKSMVGTPLMPGKSVDTYLFALYDEDLKPGPTSERSFGLFKPDLTMTYDVGLSGSSSAAQAPTNVAASPTTSAVTPTSSPFGLAPSTTTTPTIATPNATSPVTAVNPTGVATGFAADSPPNHGHTHAPSNDAISLRKHVTCGSILVAFTSTLMFL, from the exons ATGGCAAACCATGCCATAACATTGTCCTTCGCCCTCCTCTTTCTTTTACAAGCTTTTCATCTCTCCA GATCCCAACCATACATAGGAATAAACTACGGCATAGTAGCAGACAACCTGCCACCACCATCAGCTAGTGCAAAGCTCCTGCAATCTACTTCCATTCAAAAGGTCCGACTCTACGGAGCTGACCCGACAATAATAAAAGCCCTTGCCAACACCAACATTGGCATTGTCATTGGAGTCGCAAATGGTGACATACCCGGTATAGCATCCGATCCAAGCACTGCTAAAGGATGGATCAACTCCAATGTTTCACCTTACTACCCTGCAAGCAACATTATCATTATTGCAGTAGGCAATGAGGTCATGTTATCGGGTGATGAGAATTTGATGACCTCCCTCTTGCCAGCCATGAAAAATCTTCAAAGTGCCCTTGGAGAGGCTGGTGCAGACAAGATCAAGGTCTCGACTGTCCATGCTATGGCGGTTTTAGCACAGTCGGATCCTCCGTCTGCTGGGAGTTTTAACCCAAGTTATGGGGACGTGATGACGACTCTGCTTGCATTTCTGAAGTCTACGGGTTCACCATTTATGATCAACCCGTACCCATATTTTGCATACCAGAGTGACCCTAGGCCGGACACGTTGGCTTTCTGCTTGTTTCAGCCTAATGCTGGGAGGGTTGATTCTGGGACTAAGATCAACTACATGAACATGTTTGATGCCCAG GTTGACGCAGTTCATTCAGCACTGGATAAAGCGGGATTCAAGGGGGTAGAAATCGTGGTTGCAGAAACAGGGTGGCCTTACAAAGGAGACGACAACGAGGTGGGACCGAGTTTGGAGAATGCAAAGGCTTATAATGGAAATTTAGTAAAGCACCTAAAGTCTATGGTAGGAACACCATTGATGCCCGGGAAATCAGTGGATACATATCTGTTTGCTTTGTATGATGAGGACTTGAAGCCGGGTCCTACTTCCGAGAGGTCATTTGGTCTGTTTAAACCTGATCTTACCATGACTTATGATGTCGGACTCTCTGGATCTTCCTCCGCTGCTCAGGCTCCCACGAATGTTGCAGCTTCGCCAACCACAAGCGCAGTAACTCCAACATCATCTCCATTTGGGTTGGCTCCATCAACCACTACAACGCCaacaattgccaccccaaatgctACTAGTCCTGTCACGGCCGTCAACCCTACCGGCGTGGCTACAGGTTTTGCCGCGGATTCCCCTCCAAACCATGGTCATACTCACGCTCCATCAAATGACGCCATTTCATTAAGGAAACATGTTACTTGTGGTTCTATTCTTGTTGCTTTTACTTCGACCTTGATGTTTCTGTAA